A stretch of the Candidatus Jettenia sp. AMX2 genome encodes the following:
- a CDS encoding glycosyltransferase encodes MANPQKKITLLISSLRGGGAQGVCVTLANGLVEKGWTVNLVVLNLNDSVYQDRLSPNVNLTNLHKGHIRTSFFALHKYLRTARPEKVVVFNHELAVLLVMIRMLTSLQFSIIARNINTLSLKRENEESFWCKYGIGFLVDVFYGRVDYVIAQSEDMKKDLIENMGFNNHDRISVINNPVNHIIEAFIKDFDFSSVRKQDYLLCIGKLEKQKAFHLAIEAFSEIVYDYPELRLKILGKGSQEHRLKVLAEKLGIYDKVDFEGFQKDVIPYYLNARATVLTSLYEGFPNVLVESIALGTPVVAFDCYSGPREIIRDGVNGFLAEHEDLEGLVECLKRTIDMRWNLKQVSETANIYKSEVIVNRYERLLSSLILPN; translated from the coding sequence ATGGCTAATCCACAGAAAAAGATAACCCTTCTGATCAGTTCCCTTAGAGGCGGTGGTGCCCAAGGAGTTTGCGTGACACTGGCCAATGGACTTGTAGAAAAAGGATGGACTGTTAACCTGGTAGTGCTGAATTTGAATGACTCTGTTTACCAGGACAGGTTAAGTCCAAATGTGAATTTAACAAACTTACATAAAGGCCATATTCGAACATCTTTTTTTGCTCTGCATAAATATTTGCGCACAGCAAGACCGGAAAAAGTTGTAGTCTTCAACCATGAGTTGGCTGTTTTGCTGGTAATGATAAGAATGCTAACTTCTTTGCAATTTTCCATTATTGCCAGAAATATTAATACATTATCCCTGAAAAGAGAGAATGAAGAATCTTTTTGGTGCAAGTATGGGATCGGATTTTTGGTGGATGTGTTTTATGGTCGGGTTGATTACGTTATTGCACAGTCAGAAGATATGAAAAAAGATCTTATAGAAAATATGGGTTTTAATAATCATGACCGCATCTCAGTCATCAATAATCCAGTTAATCATATAATAGAAGCGTTCATAAAAGACTTTGATTTTTCAAGCGTTCGAAAACAGGATTATCTTCTTTGTATAGGCAAACTGGAAAAACAAAAGGCATTTCATCTTGCTATTGAAGCCTTTTCTGAGATAGTATATGATTACCCAGAATTGCGGCTTAAAATTCTGGGGAAAGGCAGTCAGGAACACAGGCTCAAAGTCCTGGCCGAAAAACTTGGAATCTATGACAAGGTAGACTTTGAAGGTTTTCAGAAAGATGTTATTCCATATTACCTAAATGCCAGAGCAACTGTACTCACTTCACTTTACGAAGGTTTTCCCAATGTACTTGTGGAATCCATCGCCTTAGGTACGCCTGTTGTGGCTTTTGATTGTTATAGTGGACCAAGGGAAATTATTCGGGACGGAGTGAATGGGTTTCTTGCTGAGCATGAAGATTTAGAAGGTTTAGTTGAATGTTTGAAGCGGACTATAGATATGCGATGGAACCTTAAACAGGTTTCCGAAACTGCAAATATCTATAAATCTGAGGTTATTGTAAACAGATACGAGAGGCTTTTAAGTTCATTAATATTACCGAATTGA
- a CDS encoding MBL fold metallo-hydrolase — protein sequence MSYYSFLHHGGVEGETGSCHELVVGDSDSVLVDCGLFQGADVGDGATPGIIGQKIDFDVSRVRALVVTHCHIDHIGRIPHLMAAGFNGPIICSKPTALLLPAMLEDALRIGFTSDERLIHRFIGVLRERTVGIGYGTWHPVTLPGTGYSLSVCLQPAGHILGSA from the coding sequence ATGTCTTATTATTCTTTTTTACATCACGGCGGTGTGGAGGGGGAGACTGGTTCGTGCCATGAATTGGTGGTTGGTGATTCCGACTCGGTGCTGGTTGATTGCGGGTTGTTTCAGGGCGCGGATGTGGGAGACGGAGCTACACCTGGTATAATCGGGCAAAAGATTGATTTCGATGTTTCCCGGGTGCGGGCACTGGTGGTTACCCACTGCCATATTGACCATATCGGACGTATCCCGCACTTGATGGCTGCCGGGTTTAACGGTCCGATTATTTGCTCCAAACCTACTGCCTTGTTGCTCCCAGCCATGCTGGAAGATGCACTGCGTATCGGTTTTACCAGCGATGAGCGTTTGATACATCGGTTTATCGGGGTTTTACGTGAACGCACCGTCGGCATCGGTTATGGAACGTGGCATCCTGTAACACTGCCGGGTACAGGTTATTCATTATCCGTCTGCCTGCAACCTGCCGGGCATATTTTGGGTTCGGCCTAG
- a CDS encoding MBL fold metallo-hydrolase codes for MKAGKSRSDILFSGDLGAPHSPLLPCPKIPYGADVLVLESTYGDRRHEGRRERRERLRQIIEHCFEDGGVILIPAFSIGRTQELLYELECITHRYGSERLTKQRRWSDLEVVVDSPLAARFTGIIYRQLKQYWDAEARQRVVAGRHPLSFKQMTMIDDHVTHQKMVDDLRRTARSCIVIAGSGMCNGGRIVNYLKALLGDSRADVLFAGYQAQGTPGRDIQRYGPHNGYVFLDGQRYDIAAGVHTLTGYSAHADQQNLVDFVRHMRRQPGEIRLVHGEEDARMTLKDVMEQHFTETTIRAEY; via the coding sequence GTGAAAGCCGGGAAATCACGGAGCGACATCCTGTTTTCCGGCGATCTGGGCGCTCCCCATAGTCCGCTGCTGCCATGTCCGAAAATACCGTATGGTGCGGATGTGTTGGTGCTGGAAAGCACTTATGGCGACCGCCGCCATGAAGGCAGGCGGGAACGGCGAGAACGCCTGCGGCAGATTATTGAGCATTGCTTTGAGGACGGCGGGGTGATTCTGATCCCTGCCTTTAGTATCGGCCGTACCCAGGAATTGTTGTATGAGCTGGAGTGTATTACGCACCGTTACGGCTCTGAGCGGCTGACGAAACAGCGGCGATGGAGTGATCTTGAAGTGGTTGTGGATTCGCCATTGGCCGCCCGTTTCACCGGCATAATATACCGACAGTTGAAACAATATTGGGATGCTGAGGCAAGGCAGCGTGTGGTTGCCGGCCGTCATCCATTGTCTTTTAAACAGATGACGATGATTGATGACCATGTCACCCACCAGAAAATGGTAGATGACCTGCGTCGTACTGCGCGTTCCTGCATTGTTATTGCGGGCAGCGGTATGTGTAACGGGGGACGTATTGTCAATTACCTTAAGGCGCTGCTGGGTGATAGCCGGGCGGATGTACTGTTTGCCGGTTACCAGGCACAGGGCACACCGGGACGCGATATACAGCGTTACGGTCCTCACAACGGTTATGTGTTCCTGGACGGTCAACGTTATGATATTGCCGCTGGCGTTCATACCCTGACCGGATATTCCGCCCATGCCGACCAGCAGAACCTTGTTGACTTTGTACGCCATATGCGCCGCCAACCGGGGGAGATCAGGCTGGTACACGGAGAAGAGGACGCAAGAATGACCCTGAAAGATGTTATGGAACAACACTTTACAGAGACAACAATCAGGGCTGAGTATTGA
- a CDS encoding apolipoprotein A1/A4/E family protein: MATSIEERVAYLEGKVEEHTTGLRDVKEMFIHIEGKFVLLDQRMFETNKRIDEIKDTLSSRIDETNKRIDEVKDTLSSRIDEIKDTLSSRIDEIKDTLSSRIDEIKDTLSSRVDETNKRIGEVKDTLSSRIDEVKDTLSLRIDETNKRINEVKDALSSRIDKLFYFIVATLVSAFGSLIGVMVSIFIR, encoded by the coding sequence ATGGCTACTTCAATTGAAGAAAGGGTGGCATACCTTGAGGGCAAGGTAGAGGAGCACACTACAGGGTTGCGCGATGTCAAAGAGATGTTTATTCATATTGAGGGAAAGTTTGTACTTCTTGATCAGAGAATGTTCGAAACGAACAAAAGGATTGATGAGATAAAAGATACTTTATCATCGAGGATTGATGAAACGAACAAAAGGATTGATGAAGTAAAAGATACTTTATCATCGAGGATTGACGAGATAAAAGATACTTTATCATCGAGGATCGATGAGATAAAAGATACTTTATCATCGAGGATCGATGAGATAAAAGACACTTTATCGTCGAGGGTTGATGAAACGAACAAAAGGATTGGTGAAGTAAAAGATACTTTATCGTCGAGGATCGATGAAGTAAAAGATACTTTATCGTTAAGGATTGATGAGACAAACAAAAGGATTAACGAAGTAAAAGATGCTTTATCGTCCAGGATTGATAAGCTATTTTATTTTATTGTTGCTACCCTGGTAAGCGCTTTTGGCTCTCTGATAGGCGTTATGGTTTCTATCTTTATCAGATAA
- a CDS encoding glycosyltransferase: MNKYVSILHIITGLSVGGAETMLYKLLSRIDRNVFTNQVISLTNKGPLAEKIESQGVPVEALGMCRGMPDPVRVWKLSRSIRNKRPDIIQTWMYHADLIGGLAAKFAGHFPIVWNIRHSNLDAKANKKTTIWTAKACALFSGKIPVRIVSCAESSRDVHVGIGYHSGKMLVIPNGFDLEGFRPDTEAKVSVRRELGLETDALLVGMVGRFDLQKDHQNLVLAAKYLKEQGIDVFFVLCGRGVANNNEMLTGWIREAGLTDRFFLLGFRDDIPRLTAALDIACLSSAFGEGFPNVLGEAMACEIPCVATDVGDSANIIGDTGRVVPPKNPVALGKALKELVCMGYEGRAGLGRSARKRIRERFELSKVVKRYEELYMGLLN; the protein is encoded by the coding sequence ATGAACAAATACGTATCCATTCTCCATATCATAACCGGTTTGTCCGTTGGCGGGGCCGAGACCATGCTTTATAAACTTTTGTCCCGTATAGACAGAAATGTGTTCACGAATCAGGTTATATCACTTACAAACAAAGGGCCACTGGCTGAAAAAATCGAGTCGCAGGGTGTGCCGGTAGAGGCTTTGGGAATGTGCAGGGGTATGCCAGACCCCGTAAGGGTCTGGAAGTTGAGCCGGTCGATTCGCAATAAGAGACCGGATATTATCCAGACCTGGATGTATCATGCTGACCTGATAGGCGGATTGGCTGCAAAGTTTGCAGGACATTTCCCTATTGTATGGAATATCAGACATAGTAACCTGGATGCCAAGGCCAATAAAAAAACCACTATCTGGACGGCAAAAGCATGCGCTCTTTTTTCCGGAAAAATTCCTGTACGTATTGTAAGCTGCGCTGAATCTTCCAGGGATGTTCATGTTGGTATAGGGTATCATTCCGGGAAAATGCTGGTCATACCCAATGGTTTTGACCTGGAAGGGTTCCGGCCTGATACTGAAGCAAAGGTCTCGGTACGCAGGGAATTGGGGCTTGAGACGGATGCTTTGCTGGTAGGCATGGTGGGGCGTTTTGACCTGCAAAAGGACCATCAAAATCTTGTTCTGGCAGCGAAATATCTGAAGGAACAAGGTATTGATGTTTTTTTTGTACTTTGTGGCCGGGGTGTTGCCAATAATAATGAAATGTTGACCGGTTGGATCAGGGAGGCGGGCCTTACTGATCGATTTTTTCTTTTAGGGTTCAGAGATGATATTCCGCGTCTTACCGCTGCCCTGGATATTGCGTGTCTTTCCTCTGCTTTTGGTGAAGGATTTCCCAACGTACTGGGAGAAGCCATGGCTTGTGAGATTCCTTGTGTGGCTACGGACGTTGGTGATTCTGCGAACATCATTGGTGATACCGGAAGGGTTGTTCCACCCAAAAATCCCGTTGCTTTGGGTAAGGCTTTGAAGGAACTTGTGTGCATGGGGTATGAAGGGCGAGCCGGTCTGGGCCGCTCTGCCCGGAAGAGAATCCGGGAACGTTTTGAGCTTTCAAAGGTCGTGAAGCGATATGAGGAACTTTATATGGGGCTGTTGAATTAA
- a CDS encoding glycosyltransferase family 39 protein: protein MEHLLGFIAFFFVALVTIFLGRMQPRVGFVLAVAFACRAAAALFHFYVAPLPAGTGDAVSFEQAAWYMASGGLSDTLGEFRGPDSYFISFVIALLYAATDRSLLMAQFLSVLAGVASVFVSWLLARDLWGERIARKAAWGVAMFPMLIQYSALTLREAFFVLFMLLGLLGVVRWVRCNSLGWAISALLAFAVAIFFHGGGVIAALSFGLLVIYRAGRRLVASLMRTKIRVVSLGLVILFIAGLLWFAVAGIALPKIGDFDSAVDTERWLEHTTRSARETGAAAYPAWLTPRTSLDLIWNIPVRTVYLLFSPFPWDVRGLHHLIGVVDGMLYMGLAFLIWHNRHSLRRNPEVRAIFWILLPVLVTFAIGTGNFGTGLRHRQKLVAVLIVLAAPLIPRLVWKRNRDRFTVADRVVV from the coding sequence ATGGAACATCTGCTAGGCTTTATTGCATTTTTCTTTGTTGCTCTGGTAACGATTTTTTTAGGGCGTATGCAGCCCAGGGTTGGATTTGTACTGGCTGTGGCTTTTGCATGCCGGGCTGCGGCAGCGCTTTTTCATTTTTATGTAGCACCACTGCCGGCTGGCACGGGCGATGCCGTAAGTTTTGAACAGGCAGCCTGGTATATGGCTTCCGGTGGACTATCCGATACTCTTGGGGAATTTCGTGGTCCTGATTCATATTTTATCAGTTTTGTCATCGCTCTTCTCTACGCCGCTACTGACCGGAGCTTGTTAATGGCCCAGTTTCTCAGTGTATTGGCTGGGGTTGCCAGTGTCTTTGTATCGTGGCTTTTAGCACGTGATTTGTGGGGTGAGCGGATTGCACGCAAGGCGGCATGGGGAGTGGCGATGTTTCCTATGCTTATACAATATAGCGCATTGACGCTGCGAGAGGCATTTTTTGTCCTTTTTATGTTGTTGGGGTTGCTGGGTGTTGTGCGCTGGGTGCGTTGCAACAGCCTGGGATGGGCGATTTCAGCATTGTTGGCATTTGCGGTTGCAATCTTCTTTCATGGTGGGGGGGTAATTGCCGCATTGAGCTTTGGTCTATTGGTTATTTACAGGGCCGGTCGCAGGCTTGTTGCATCGTTGATGCGTACGAAGATACGGGTGGTGAGTCTGGGACTAGTAATTTTGTTTATCGCAGGATTGCTGTGGTTTGCAGTGGCCGGGATTGCATTGCCAAAAATTGGAGATTTTGATAGTGCTGTTGATACTGAGCGATGGTTGGAACATACCACTCGTTCGGCAAGAGAAACGGGAGCTGCAGCCTATCCTGCCTGGTTAACGCCACGAACGTCGTTAGACCTGATCTGGAATATACCTGTAAGAACGGTTTATCTGTTGTTTTCTCCCTTTCCGTGGGATGTCCGGGGGTTGCATCATCTGATTGGTGTTGTTGACGGGATGCTTTATATGGGGCTGGCGTTTTTGATTTGGCACAACCGGCATTCGTTGCGAAGAAATCCGGAGGTAAGGGCGATCTTTTGGATACTTTTGCCTGTGTTGGTGACTTTTGCAATTGGTACCGGTAATTTTGGCACAGGATTGCGGCACAGGCAGAAGCTGGTAGCCGTGCTGATCGTACTTGCGGCACCATTGATTCCCCGCTTAGTATGGAAGCGTAACAGAGATCGATTTACGGTTGCTGACCGGGTAGTGGTATGA
- a CDS encoding glycosyltransferase family 4 protein — protein MVSFRGPLLRALTKAGHEVYAFAMDYSMASEEQVRELGAIPVRYALDRTGTNPFRDLHSIFLLRSLFRGFAIELVLSYFIKPIIYATIAAQLAGVRKRYAILPGMGYVFTESGRFPGWRHRALNTLLKGLLRYVFAKNERVFVYNTDDEQELQKLNLATSVQLKRVNGTGIDLQQYPQVAGRTSPVTFLLAARLLKEKGIREYAKAARSVKVKYPEARFVLLGGIDTNPGAINKDVVQAWVEEGVLEWPGYVTDIKPWLADSSVYVLPSYREGVPRSTQEALATGRPVITTYAPGCKDTVCDGVNGFLVPIRDVEALAERMIRFITQPELIKTMGDASRRLAEERFNVHAINRSLLEVMGL, from the coding sequence ATGGTTAGTTTTCGCGGTCCCCTCCTAAGAGCGCTTACGAAAGCTGGACATGAGGTATATGCATTTGCTATGGATTATAGCATGGCTAGCGAAGAACAGGTTCGAGAACTAGGTGCAATTCCGGTTCGGTATGCCCTTGATCGTACAGGTACCAACCCCTTTAGGGACCTTCACAGTATTTTTCTACTACGGAGTTTATTTCGGGGATTTGCAATAGAGTTGGTGCTCAGTTACTTTATCAAGCCGATCATCTACGCAACGATTGCCGCACAATTAGCGGGTGTAAGGAAACGTTATGCGATTTTACCAGGCATGGGTTATGTTTTTACTGAATCGGGCAGGTTTCCTGGTTGGCGACATCGTGCTCTCAACACGTTACTGAAAGGCCTGCTTCGTTATGTTTTTGCTAAAAACGAACGTGTCTTTGTCTATAATACGGATGATGAACAGGAGTTGCAGAAACTTAACCTGGCTACTTCAGTGCAGCTTAAACGCGTCAACGGGACGGGGATCGACCTTCAACAATATCCACAAGTGGCTGGCCGAACCTCTCCCGTTACCTTTTTGCTTGCAGCGAGATTGCTTAAAGAGAAAGGCATTCGTGAATATGCCAAGGCGGCACGCTCGGTAAAGGTAAAGTATCCGGAAGCCCGTTTTGTACTTTTAGGGGGTATTGATACAAATCCCGGTGCGATTAATAAAGATGTGGTTCAGGCTTGGGTTGAAGAGGGCGTTCTTGAGTGGCCCGGCTATGTTACAGATATTAAGCCCTGGTTAGCCGATAGCAGTGTTTATGTACTCCCTTCTTATCGTGAAGGTGTACCCCGAAGCACCCAGGAGGCCCTTGCTACGGGGCGTCCGGTAATTACTACCTATGCGCCTGGTTGTAAAGATACCGTATGTGACGGGGTGAATGGCTTTCTTGTACCGATTCGTGATGTTGAAGCCCTTGCCGAAAGGATGATACGATTTATCACGCAGCCGGAACTCATTAAGACTATGGGCGATGCCAGTCGTCGTTTAGCAGAAGAACGTTTTAATGTACACGCAATTAATCGAAGTCTATTAGAGGTAATGGGGTTATAG
- a CDS encoding sugar transferase → MQGLSCFNQLLKRSFDFTVSAAGLIVTGWIIIFAYLIMSLDTKKSGFFTQTRIGKEGKPFTVIKIRTMRDIPSFHTTVTTTNDPRITLLGKFFRKTKIDELPQLINVFLGQMSFVGPRPDVPGFADKLTGKDRIILSVRPGITSPATLKYKNEEEVLAGQADPERYNREVIFPDKVRLNREYVENYSFVKDIKYIFQTIFSNVK, encoded by the coding sequence GTGCAAGGTTTATCCTGTTTTAACCAATTATTAAAAAGAAGCTTCGATTTTACTGTATCGGCGGCAGGTTTGATAGTAACGGGATGGATAATCATTTTCGCTTATCTGATCATGTCTCTTGATACAAAAAAAAGTGGCTTTTTTACCCAGACCCGCATCGGAAAGGAAGGTAAACCCTTTACGGTTATTAAAATCCGTACTATGAGGGATATCCCTTCTTTTCATACAACGGTTACTACCACAAATGACCCTCGTATTACATTGCTTGGAAAATTCTTCCGCAAAACAAAGATAGACGAGTTACCTCAACTGATTAATGTCTTTTTAGGACAGATGAGTTTTGTTGGCCCGCGCCCGGATGTTCCTGGCTTTGCTGACAAGCTGACCGGAAAAGACAGGATTATTTTATCGGTAAGACCCGGTATTACCAGCCCGGCAACGTTGAAATATAAAAATGAGGAAGAGGTTCTGGCAGGGCAGGCTGACCCTGAAAGGTATAATCGGGAGGTTATTTTCCCGGATAAGGTGAGGCTTAACCGTGAATATGTTGAAAATTATAGTTTTGTGAAAGATATTAAGTATATTTTTCAGACAATATTTTCTAATGTAAAATAA
- a CDS encoding DegT/DnrJ/EryC1/StrS family aminotransferase — MNKRIYLSPPHMGGEEIKFVQEAFESNYIAPLGPQVDAFEREFTEMVGIPHAVALASGTAAMHLALRILGVGYGDEVIAPSLTFIGGVSPVIFQGARLSFIDSDRISWNMDPDLLLEEFNERDVSGKLPKAVIITDIYGQCADMDKILEVCTRYDIPVVSDSAEALGATYKGRSAGIGARVVIYSFNGNKIITTSGGGMLASEDKKIIDQARFLSQQARDAVPHYEHTQLGYNYRMSNILAAIGRGQLRVLEKRVQEKRRIFEYYKNALSGVPGIEFMPEASYGRSTRWLTIILIHPEKFGATREDVRIALEEQNIESRPVWKPMHLQPVFKDCPIRGGSVCEYYFNRGLCLPSGTAMSIDDLDRVIQTIIDCRKKETKASQLAVDYGQRISP, encoded by the coding sequence ATGAATAAACGTATATATCTTTCCCCACCCCACATGGGAGGAGAAGAAATAAAATTTGTCCAGGAGGCATTTGAGAGTAATTATATCGCCCCCTTAGGTCCTCAGGTGGATGCCTTTGAACGGGAATTTACCGAAATGGTTGGAATTCCCCATGCTGTTGCTCTTGCAAGCGGGACTGCGGCAATGCACCTTGCTTTACGAATATTGGGCGTGGGGTATGGAGATGAGGTTATAGCCCCCTCATTGACGTTCATAGGGGGTGTTAGTCCTGTTATATTCCAGGGTGCCCGCCTTTCTTTTATAGATTCTGATCGTATCTCGTGGAATATGGATCCTGATTTGTTATTAGAAGAATTCAATGAACGGGATGTGAGCGGAAAACTGCCAAAGGCTGTTATTATTACAGATATCTACGGACAATGTGCAGATATGGATAAAATCTTAGAAGTATGCACCCGGTATGATATACCGGTAGTTTCTGATTCAGCAGAGGCCCTTGGTGCAACTTATAAAGGACGAAGCGCAGGTATCGGTGCAAGGGTAGTCATCTATTCTTTTAATGGAAATAAGATTATCACAACGTCCGGCGGAGGCATGCTGGCTTCAGAAGACAAAAAAATAATTGACCAGGCACGGTTTCTTTCTCAGCAGGCACGCGATGCAGTACCTCATTATGAACATACCCAACTGGGTTATAACTATCGTATGAGCAATATTCTTGCTGCTATTGGTCGTGGACAATTAAGGGTACTCGAAAAACGGGTACAGGAAAAACGCCGGATATTTGAATATTATAAGAACGCATTGTCTGGCGTACCAGGCATTGAATTTATGCCTGAAGCATCTTACGGACGGTCAACACGATGGCTGACGATTATTTTGATCCATCCTGAAAAGTTTGGTGCAACCAGAGAAGATGTTCGTATAGCACTTGAGGAACAAAATATAGAATCACGGCCAGTCTGGAAACCAATGCACCTGCAGCCTGTGTTCAAAGATTGTCCAATACGTGGTGGCAGTGTCTGCGAATATTATTTTAATCGGGGACTCTGTTTACCATCCGGTACTGCAATGTCTATTGATGATTTGGATAGGGTAATACAAACAATTATTGATTGCCGTAAGAAAGAAACCAAAGCTTCCCAATTGGCTGTAGATTACGGACAAAGAATAAGTCCATAG
- a CDS encoding YdcF family protein has protein sequence MIYLHKIIPVFLLPVGLTVLLVLTGLMLRRRVLCWIGLAVLWLSGTPVVANFAMRAAEGWQVREQITALPEADAIVVLSGFLTLAPGNPPVSEWDDADRFFAGVELHKAGKAPLLVFTGGWSPWRPHALPEGQVLIPYAMDMGVPRASLMTTGKVVNTAEEANAVADLFGGEKKRILLVTSAFHMRRARLLFERAGFEVAPFPVDFQVAAERKVGLFNFLPGAKSLTRTETALRELYGMLFYRLSAVRRK, from the coding sequence ATGATTTATCTGCACAAGATTATTCCGGTTTTTTTACTGCCTGTGGGATTGACGGTTTTGTTAGTTCTGACCGGTCTGATGTTACGCCGCAGGGTGCTTTGCTGGATTGGTCTAGCTGTGCTTTGGCTGTCCGGCACGCCCGTTGTTGCCAATTTTGCCATGCGTGCTGCCGAAGGGTGGCAGGTACGGGAACAGATTACAGCACTTCCGGAGGCTGATGCTATTGTTGTTTTAAGTGGTTTTCTGACGCTGGCGCCTGGCAATCCCCCTGTGAGCGAATGGGATGATGCTGACCGTTTTTTTGCGGGGGTTGAGTTGCATAAGGCTGGCAAGGCGCCACTTTTGGTTTTTACCGGTGGGTGGAGTCCGTGGCGGCCACACGCACTACCAGAGGGACAGGTGCTGATTCCCTATGCGATGGATATGGGCGTACCACGGGCTAGTTTGATGACGACCGGTAAGGTGGTAAATACTGCCGAAGAAGCCAATGCCGTTGCAGATTTGTTTGGAGGGGAGAAAAAGCGGATACTGCTGGTGACTTCCGCTTTTCATATGCGCCGGGCAAGACTGCTCTTTGAACGTGCTGGATTTGAAGTCGCACCCTTTCCGGTAGATTTTCAGGTTGCCGCAGAAAGAAAGGTTGGCCTGTTTAATTTCTTGCCAGGCGCTAAAAGCCTGACCAGGACCGAGACCGCATTGCGTGAGTTATACGGGATGCTGTTTTACCGGCTAAGTGCAGTGAGAAGAAAATAA
- a CDS encoding type II toxin-antitoxin system HicB family antitoxin, translated as MTNHKEYRFTVIIEPCEEGGYFAVCPAFPGCHVEGETYEEILTEMRASINAFISDYIKEGEPIPEDEVTVTSLKVRV; from the coding sequence ATGACCAACCATAAAGAATATAGATTCACAGTAATAATTGAACCATGTGAGGAGGGCGGTTATTTCGCAGTGTGTCCCGCATTTCCTGGCTGTCACGTTGAGGGAGAAACTTACGAAGAAATCCTGACAGAGATGAGGGCGTCGATAAATGCCTTTATATCAGATTATATTAAAGAAGGAGAGCCTATACCTGAAGATGAGGTAACAGTCACATCTCTTAAAGTTAGAGTTTGA
- a CDS encoding aminotransferase class I/II-fold pyridoxal phosphate-dependent enzyme has product MKELSRITEIFTESVIREMTRICDAAGGYNLSQGFPDFESPEEIKKAAIAAISNGWNQYPVTYGEPELRDAISKKVARYNGIQCNPETDITVTCGATEAMIATLKAVVNPGDEIIVFEPYYENYGPDGILSGATPRYVTLYPPDWSYSSEELAQAFHEKTKAIVINTPNNPTGKVFSRKELEEIAGLCIKWDTYVVTDEIYEHILYDGMQHVSLTTIPGMEDRTITINSISKTYSVTGWRVGWAIAEKSVTQRIRKVHDFLTVGAPTPFQHAAAVALAFPEEYYTKLQAHYHDARKFLFDVLQKTGFQCSLPKGAYYIIADIKGLMNKLGAHDDFSFSRKLIERTGVATVPGSSFYSHPGRGRSQVRFCFCKKWDTLYAVEKALGKLM; this is encoded by the coding sequence ATGAAAGAACTATCCAGGATTACAGAAATATTTACCGAGTCGGTGATCCGGGAGATGACAAGGATATGTGATGCCGCAGGCGGATATAATCTCTCACAGGGTTTTCCCGATTTTGAAAGTCCTGAAGAGATAAAGAAAGCGGCAATTGCGGCTATCAGCAATGGATGGAATCAATACCCTGTTACCTATGGCGAACCAGAACTTCGGGATGCTATAAGTAAAAAAGTCGCTCGATATAATGGTATTCAGTGTAACCCGGAGACCGATATCACGGTGACGTGTGGTGCTACAGAAGCTATGATTGCTACGCTCAAGGCTGTTGTTAATCCGGGTGATGAGATAATTGTATTCGAGCCATATTATGAAAATTATGGTCCGGATGGTATCCTCTCCGGGGCTACTCCACGTTACGTTACACTCTATCCCCCTGATTGGTCATATTCTTCTGAAGAACTTGCACAAGCGTTTCATGAAAAGACAAAAGCGATTGTTATTAATACACCGAATAACCCAACCGGGAAGGTTTTTTCCAGAAAGGAATTAGAAGAGATTGCAGGTTTATGTATCAAGTGGGATACCTATGTGGTTACTGATGAGATTTATGAACATATTTTATATGACGGAATGCAGCATGTTTCCCTTACTACTATACCGGGCATGGAGGACCGCACCATAACGATTAATTCTATCTCTAAAACCTATTCTGTTACAGGCTGGCGGGTGGGCTGGGCTATTGCGGAAAAGTCTGTAACACAACGCATTCGCAAGGTGCATGATTTTCTTACGGTAGGTGCTCCAACCCCATTTCAACACGCTGCAGCGGTTGCATTGGCTTTTCCGGAGGAGTACTATACTAAATTACAGGCACATTATCATGATGCCAGGAAGTTTCTTTTTGATGTCCTTCAAAAGACTGGCTTTCAGTGTTCCCTCCCCAAAGGCGCTTATTACATTATTGCAGATATAAAAGGTTTGATGAATAAACTCGGCGCTCATGATGATTTCTCTTTTAGCCGTAAGCTGATAGAGCGAACCGGGGTTGCAACAGTGCCGGGGTCATCTTTTTATTCCCATCCGGGAAGAGGCAGGAGTCAGGTCAGGTTTTGTTTCTGTAAAAAATGGGATACGCTCTATGCCGTGGAGAAGGCTTTGGGTAAGCTGATGTGA